From one Magnolia sinica isolate HGM2019 chromosome 18, MsV1, whole genome shotgun sequence genomic stretch:
- the LOC131233147 gene encoding RING-H2 finger protein ATL70-like → MSGPNSSDGLMNTNVSSGLSYGIGLTVGIILLTLTTITLASYFCARTHSSPPHQPQELHRPRHQPPIADNEMGIDEATLLSYPTLLYSHAKIHNKDTTSCCSICLADYKDKDMLRLLPDCRHIFHVKCVDTWLRLHPTCPVCRTSPLPTPLSTPLAEVVPLATWV, encoded by the coding sequence ATGAGCGGCCCCAACAGCTCTGATGGATTGATGAACACCAACGTGAGCAGCGGGTTGAGCTACGGCATCGGCCTCACCGTTGGCATTATCCTCCTCACCCTCACCACTATCACCCTTGCTTCCTACTTCTGTGCCCGGACCCACTCTTCCCCACCCCACCAGCCTCAAGAGCTCCACAGGCCCCGTCATCAGCCGCCCATAGCTGACAATGAAATGGGCATTGATGAAGCCACCCTCTTGAGCTACCCCACACTACTATACTCGCACGCCAAGATCCACAACAAGGACACCACCTCTTGCTGCTCCATCTGCCTCGCAGATTACAAGGACAAGGATATGCTGCGGCTGCTGCCTGACTGCAGGCACATCTTCCACGTTAAGTGTGTGGACACCTGGCTGCGGCTGCACCCGACATGCCCTGTTTGCCGCACGTCGCCCCTGCCGACACCGCTCTCGACCCCTCTTGCAGAGGTTGTCCCATTGGCAACCTGGGTATGA